aaagtaggaaaaaaaagtcacttatCAGAGAGGCCCTCCCTGAAAACTCCTGTCTGGCATAGCACTGCTTTCTTCCCCCTCCTTTGACTGCATCCCATCAGGTATGATTTGTTTATTGTCTTACTTTGCCCACTGGAACGACAGCGCCATCCAAGTGGGAACCGTATCAGTCTTGGTGACAGCTGCATTACCAGTGCCCAACATGGCACCTGGCACTTTCCGGGTGCTTGCTAAACACCTGCTGAGTGGATGAATGACTGAAGCCTCAGGGTTACTTTTCCTTATTTCCTCTTGGCTTTCCTGCTTGTTATTTGTCTTCCGTGGGTCGGTGGCTTGCGTCTGCGGCAGGACCTCCAGCAGGAACCCTTGCCTCAGTGACCGGGGCCTCCGTCCCCCCAGGCCTGGGGGCCGTGATGTGCCTGCATTCTCACTGCCTGTCCCTCTTCGTTTTCTCCTGTCCTCACTCCCCAGAACCTCAGTGTTAGTGGAACCCCACGATGCCCCCCGGGCACAGTGAGCCCCAGGGCTGGTGTGGGAAGAATGATCCTGCAGTGGGCTCTCATTCCCCATGGTCGCCATTCTGTAGACCGTTGTGTGCCAGGGGCTGCTGTGAGTTGTGAGCCTTTGCCTTGAAAATTGTTCTCAGCTGCTATTGTGAGCAAGCACTAGAGACTTGTGCAGTAATCACCCACTTGGCTACCTCCCAGGCTACCGGAGCCTCCCAGGAGCTGCCCCCGTGACGGAGGAGGAAAGCTGGGAAGGACGATGCCCCCACCTCCAGACCGGGTCACCCCAGTTTGTGGCCAGCGACCAGATCCTTTGTAAGGAGACTGTCCCAAGTTTCTCCAGGGCCTTCAGGGCACAATCCCCATAGAAATGAATTATGAAAGGTGTATGTTCTAGAAAAGCCAGCCTTGCTTATAAAGAATGCCTTCCTCTTCTGTGGGTAAAGGGGAGGAGAAGTCAGAATTCTGGCTCGGGTGTCCTTTGGAACTCAGTATTATACTCGTGTTATTAGTTGCCTATTAAACAcatgctctgtgccaggcagtcTTCAAGGAACTCACCCACATGATCTTTTAGCAGCTGTGTGAGTTAAGCTGATGTTCCCATTTTACTGGCAAGGAAACACGCTAGAGAAGTGATTGGGTCTGCTGTGTGTCGCACGCCAGAAAGTGCCAGAGAATTGAGATTCCAGGCTGTACTGGGGATCCCAAGAGGGCCCCCAAGTtgcctttttaataaaaattacacaGAGAAAAGCAGCCAAACACCTTCCACTACTCCTCAAGAATCCAAGGCTGCTGTAGCCTTGAGAGGGACTTTGCAGTCCAGAAGTGGCTTTTGGAGGAAGCCTCTAGaagtggcttccctagtggctcagctggtaaagaatccacctgcaatatgggagacctgggttcaatccctgggttgggaaaattccctggagaagggaacagttacccactccatattctggcctggcgaattccatggactgtatagtccatggggtcccaaagagtccagcacgactgagcgactttcacactctTTCTAGATGTGGAGGGTTTTGATGGGGACAGAAAAGTCAGTTGGCCCCATGCTGGCTGTCGTGACAAGCTCACTGGTTTGGCCTGTCTGCGAGTGAAACGGCTCTGAACAGTGCTTCACTGGACGGACCCAGACACACTAACCCTTGCTCttgctcatctgtgaagtgggcagAGTGAGTTTGCTGTAGCAGTCTTGAGCAGTTTGGAGTGACTGAAACTTGCAATTACAGGTCAAATTAAGatggaatttaaaaacaacatGATTAAAGACAAATCGGGGCCACAGTGTCGCCAGGGGGCCTAACCCTCCTGTTTGTCTCTTCCCGCAGAGTCCAGCCCGCCGGCGCGCCTCCTGGCCACCCGGCCTTGCTGCGGCCCCGGCCCGGAGCGGCGCCCGGTGCTGGGCGAAGCGCCGCGTTTCCACGCGCAGGCCAAGGGCAAGAACGTGCGGCTAGACGGCCACTCGCGCCGAGCCACGCGGCGCAACAGCTTCTGCAACGGGGTCACGTTCACGCAGCGGCCCATCCGGCTGTACGAGCAGGTGCGGCTGCGCCTGGTGGCCGTGCGCCCGGGCTGGAGCGGGGCGCTGCGCTTTGGCTTCACGGCACACGACCCGTCGCTCATGAGTGCCCAGGACATCCCCAAGTACGCCTGTCCCGACCTGGTCACGCGGCCTGGCTACTGGGCCAAGGCGCTGCCAGAGAACCTGGCGCTGCGCGACACGGTGCTGGCCTACTGGGCGGACCGCCACGGCCGCGTCTTCTACAGCGTCAACGACGGCGAGCCCGTGCTCTTCCACTGCGGCGTGGCGGTGGGCGGCCCGCTCTGGGCGCTCATCGACGTCTACGGCATCACCGATGAGGTGCAGCTCCTCGGTAGGTCGTGGTCCCCACTGGATGGGAGATAGGGTGGCCCCGCCGGGACCAGGTGCGCATGAGGGTGTGTTTCTTTAACATTCAGGAATACCCAGGGCTCCCTTTGCCAGGCGTCTTCTAAGCAGTTTACACATTTCCATTCATTTATCTTTGGCAACAACCCACCATCCCCGTTTTAccgatgagaagactgaggcccgGAGTGATTAAACGATTTGCCTTGCAAAACCTGGGTGGGAATCCACACGGGTGTGGCCCAGAGTCCACTGTCCGGTCCAGGCCCCTCCACTTGCTccttcactcagttgtgtcctcacTCGCTCACTCATTCTTTCATCCGTTCCAGGGTGTGTTCCTTCACTCCCTTGTTcacttgctcattcattcattcatgcaagcATTTATTCTTTTGCTCACTCATTCATATATTCACTCATTCACATATCTGTTTAtgcatttgctcattcattctctCACAATCCACTTCCTCACTCAGCAATCAAACCCACGACCTAATCTTCTAGTCCCTACACTGCCCAGGCAGTGGACAGTAGGTATCATATCAAGGTCCATGGTTAAGGGGCTCAGGGTCCACTGGGGATGCAGGCAGGTAAGTGTGGCCCTGGCTCCAACAAAGGAGGAGTGACTAATGCTGAAGTCCTGGTGGTGAGAACTCACGGGATACAAGTCTGTTGCTCTTAAGACCCTATTTCTctctgttttcaaagttttttaaaaattgaggtaaaattcCCTTAACACAAAAGTAAAGTGTCCAGTTTTGTGGCATTCATCATACAGTTTTGACAACCATCACCTCTGTttagtttcaaaacattttcttcactGCAAAGAGAAATCCATACCCATTAAGCTGCCACTCCCATCCTCCCCCCAGCTCTTGGCCTGCTTTCTCTTTGTGGCATTAGCTCTTGAACTCGGGTTGCACGTAAGCAGCCCAGCCTCCActtctgggggagaaaaaggagagcagGTTTCTCAGGGGACACAGCCCTGTATGTATTTACCTGCAATGAATGCACAGATCTAAAGTTTGAGTTTTGATGGAATTATACACTGTACACCATAAGCCAAGTTGCTGCCTGCCCCTTTaaggcagccccctccccaccagggcAGCCACTGTTCCGATTTTTCACCATAGACTATTGCACCACTACTTGAACGTCACATAAATGGAACCATGCAGTATATGCATTAGTGACTGGCCCCTTAATCTCAGCACAAGATCtttgagattcatccacattgttaCTGTATcagaaatgtgttcctttttcatTGCCCAGGAGCATGCCTTGATTTGGATGGAGTACGGTTTGTATATCTGAATGTCTGGGCGGCTTCTGGTCTTTCAGCCCTGCATCTTGAGGGAAAACCCTGGCCCTGGGCTCCTTGCTGCCCCCGCCACTGCCCACACCACcactgggcagggaggggagatgcATGCATTCGGGCCCCCAACTCCCCAGAAGAAGAAAGGCGGCAGAACCGAGCAGCTAGGAGCAGAGGGGTGGGAGTCCCGTGGATCTCTGCTCCACACCTGGCTCtccacttgccagctgtgtggccttggccaGGTGAccaaacctctctgtgcctcagtctcttcatctgtaaaatgagttcaTGATAGTACCTACCTCAAGGGAGTGTTGGCAGGGGACATGAGATGGTGTATGAAGGGGACACCGCatgatgcctggcacatggaAGGCGCTTAAGAAGTAATAGCTAAGAAATGAGAATCTCTGCCCGTCTGCACGGGCGCTGAGGCACATGTCTGAAATCCAGGCTTAGGCAGACCAAAGTATAAATAGCTACCCATCCTCCAAGCTGGGGCCTTACTCGGGCATTTTAACCATGTTCCCCCATGCTCTTTTCCATGGAAGGTTCTGGTTTTTTACccgcaggaaatgcaggtttctAAAAACCTCCTCTAGACCCCCTGTCTAGACCCCGCTCTAGACCACTCTTTTTTGAAGCTCTTTATTCCTGTGGAGCGGGGAAACAATCGGGCCTCATTCACCTGCTCCTTCAGACAGCCCAAGTCTCGGTACCAGCCGAGAAATCATAGCCACTCCATAATCAGCACAAGTGGattagggtttttaaaaaaaaatacaaattggaAGCAGCCTCTACTGATGACTTAATGAACTGAACAGACCTGTGAGGAGTCATGGACTCTCACCTCCCTGCCTTTACCGAGCCTCTCCAGCACCCCACGCCcctgggaggaaaggagagggccTGTGGAGCACCAGCGTCAGGGGGCAGATGGGAGTCTCCGTTTTCTAATCTGCCAGTAGTGCCCGTGATGGGCGGCTGATGCGGAGCACCCAGCACTGGTGTCGTGGGACAATGTTCACAATGACACACGGAAGGG
The sequence above is a segment of the Bos indicus isolate NIAB-ARS_2022 breed Sahiwal x Tharparkar chromosome 20, NIAB-ARS_B.indTharparkar_mat_pri_1.0, whole genome shotgun sequence genome. Coding sequences within it:
- the NEURL1B gene encoding E3 ubiquitin-protein ligase NEURL1B isoform X2, with product MGNTVHRTLPESSPPARLLATRPCCGPGPERRPVLGEAPRFHAQAKGKNVRLDGHSRRATRRNSFCNGVTFTQRPIRLYEQVRLRLVAVRPGWSGALRFGFTAHDPSLMSAQDIPKYACPDLVTRPGYWAKALPENLALRDTVLAYWADRHGRVFYSVNDGEPVLFHCGVAVGGPLWALIDVYGITDEVQLLGTLQSSPATTSPSGSLSGSQDDSDSDMAFSVNQSSSASESSLVTAPSSPLSPPVSPVSSPPELVGSKSSECTVCFDGEVDTVIYTCGHMCLCHGCGLRLKRQARACCPICRRPIKDVIKTYRP